One segment of Sphingomonas qomolangmaensis DNA contains the following:
- a CDS encoding GMC family oxidoreductase translates to MAVKLPPVDVVIVGSGWTGGIVAKELAPTGLKVVMLERGRFQDTSPDFAAPQSHDALKYSRRLELAQDLSKETVTFRNDASQTALPMRQYGFFIPGTNVGGSGAHWSGLTWRWSEWEHRMLSGTVEKYGRSIIPSDMHLQDWPIAYKDIEPYYDRFEKVCGISGKAGNLRGKIQPGGNPFEAPRRNEFPLPPMTAAQSMVMFEAATKNLGYNPFPIPTANCSGDYVNPDGVALGQCHYCGHCTNYGCEANAKASPHFTMIPLARKNRNFELRTNSMVMKVNLDSEGKRATGVTYVDARGREYEQPADLVVLGAFVTGNVQLMLYSGIGKPYDAQSNTGVVGRNYAFQSLGGARVEVPRDTFINPFMGSGALGTWIDDWNGDNFDFGKAGYIAGGGISAGQNSGDPLNYHPTGPGQPRWGAGWKKAMADGYQHSTGVGFQGAVMSYRQNFLDLDPTYRDAWGRPLLRVTFDWQANEQKIIAANTAICQQIAAEMSGKKASATPAPGRLIPGRRFSSVPYQTSHNTGGAVFGDDPRTSAVNKYCQSWDVPNVFVLGASALPQNAGRNPTGPVGALAFWAADAITNRYLKRPGRLV, encoded by the coding sequence CCTCAAGGTCGTGATGCTCGAACGCGGCCGGTTCCAGGACACCAGCCCCGATTTCGCCGCGCCGCAATCGCACGACGCGCTCAAATATTCGCGCCGGCTCGAACTAGCGCAGGATCTGTCGAAGGAGACGGTGACCTTCCGCAACGACGCCAGCCAGACCGCGCTGCCGATGCGGCAATATGGCTTCTTCATCCCCGGCACGAATGTCGGCGGATCGGGCGCGCATTGGTCGGGGCTCACCTGGCGCTGGTCCGAATGGGAACATCGGATGCTGTCGGGCACGGTCGAGAAATATGGGCGGTCGATCATCCCGTCGGACATGCACCTGCAGGACTGGCCGATCGCCTATAAGGACATCGAGCCCTATTACGACCGGTTCGAGAAGGTCTGCGGCATTTCGGGCAAGGCGGGCAATCTGCGCGGCAAGATCCAGCCCGGCGGCAACCCGTTCGAGGCGCCGCGCCGCAACGAATTCCCGCTGCCGCCGATGACCGCGGCGCAGAGCATGGTGATGTTCGAGGCGGCGACCAAGAATCTGGGGTACAACCCCTTCCCCATCCCCACCGCCAATTGTTCGGGCGATTATGTGAACCCCGACGGCGTGGCGCTGGGCCAGTGCCATTATTGCGGCCACTGCACCAATTACGGGTGCGAGGCGAACGCCAAGGCGAGCCCGCATTTCACGATGATCCCGCTGGCGCGCAAGAACCGCAATTTCGAGCTGCGCACCAATTCGATGGTGATGAAGGTCAACCTCGACAGCGAGGGTAAGCGCGCGACCGGCGTCACCTATGTCGACGCGCGCGGGCGCGAATATGAGCAGCCCGCCGATTTGGTGGTGCTCGGCGCCTTCGTTACCGGCAACGTCCAGCTGATGCTGTATTCGGGGATCGGCAAGCCCTATGACGCGCAGAGCAATACCGGCGTGGTGGGGCGCAACTACGCCTTCCAGAGCCTGGGCGGCGCGCGCGTCGAGGTGCCGCGCGACACCTTCATCAACCCGTTCATGGGATCCGGCGCGCTCGGCACCTGGATCGACGATTGGAACGGGGATAACTTCGACTTCGGCAAGGCGGGCTATATCGCCGGCGGTGGCATCAGCGCGGGCCAGAACAGCGGCGATCCGCTGAACTATCACCCGACGGGTCCTGGCCAACCGCGCTGGGGTGCCGGGTGGAAGAAGGCGATGGCCGATGGCTATCAGCATTCGACCGGGGTCGGGTTCCAGGGCGCGGTGATGTCGTACCGGCAGAACTTCCTCGATCTCGATCCCACCTATCGCGATGCCTGGGGCCGGCCGCTGCTGCGCGTCACCTTCGACTGGCAGGCCAACGAACAGAAGATCATCGCCGCAAATACCGCGATCTGCCAGCAGATCGCCGCCGAGATGAGCGGCAAGAAGGCTTCGGCCACGCCGGCACCGGGACGGCTGATCCCCGGGCGGCGCTTCTCATCGGTGCCGTATCAGACGTCGCACAATACCGGCGGCGCGGTGTTCGGCGACGATCCGCGCACCAGTGCGGTCAACAAATATTGCCAGTCGTGGGACGTGCCCAATGTGTTCGTGCTGGGCGCAAGCGCGCTGCCGCAAAATGCCGGACGCAACCCGACCGGCCCGGTCGGCGCGCTCGCCTTCTGGGCCGCCGACGCCATCACCAACCGATATCTGAAGCGCCCCGGGCGCCTAGTATAG